A stretch of Chiloscyllium plagiosum isolate BGI_BamShark_2017 chromosome 6, ASM401019v2, whole genome shotgun sequence DNA encodes these proteins:
- the LOC122550499 gene encoding G-protein coupled receptor 183-like: protein MGAHPTVKNSTFPVSMEANSTVNNSTTNTSVCNLYSHHHTARIVLPIIYSVISIVGVFGNGLAIVAIRKKQKKINSTTLYSMNLVISDIFFAAVLPARIIYYARGFNWPFGEIMCRITAVICYSNIYASVSFMTCLSLDRLLAVIYPFRHSKFRNVRNVKKICTVVWIIILCQTVPLLLIKMSKMAEGNFLTCMEYPNFESIPNLPEMLLGACIIGYLLPVVIMLFCYSKVSSKLFKSAKENPLTEKSGRNKKANNVILLVLFVFFICFTPYHVAIVQHMIKKLQYKISCQEQQNFQVALHATVSVMNLNCCLDPFIYFFACKGYRSIVLKMFRQPVSVSISSGVKTTPDNYSPGVGNNKPAIGTTSDTNL, encoded by the coding sequence ATGGGAGCACACCCGACTGTGAAAAATTCAACATTTCCAGTTTCCATGGAGGCAAACTCAACTGTGAATAATTCAACGACTAACACTTCAGTGTGTAATCTGTACAGCCACCACCACACAGCCCGTATCGTTTTGCCAATAATCTACAGTGTTATATCTATTGTTGGCGTCTTTGGCAATGGCCTTGCCATAGTCGCCATCagaaaaaagcagaaaaaaatcaattcgACTACACTTTACTCCATGAATCTGGTAATCTCAGACATTTTCTTTGCTGCTGTTCTACCTGCCCGAATAATATACTATGCACGAGGATTTAACTGGCCATTTGGTGAAATAATGTGCAGAATTACTGCAGTTATTTGTTATAGCAACATATATGCCAGTGTAAGCTTCATGACCTGCTTAAGTTTGGATCGGTTGCTCGCAGTAATATATCCATTCCGACATTCGAAGTTCCGCAACGTCCGAAACGTCAAAAAAATCTGCACTGTTGTGTGGATAATTATTCTTTGCCAGACGGTACCACTGTTGCTTATCAAAATGTCCAAAATGGCTGAAGGCAACTTCTTAACATGTATGGAATACCCAAATTTTGAGTCTATTCCAAATCTTCCAGAAATGCTGCTTGGTGCTTGTATAATCGGTTACTTGCTCCCCGTGGTTATCATGCTATTTTGTTACTCAAAGGTCAGCTCTAAACTCTTCAAATCAGCAAAGGAGAACCCCTTAACTGAAAAATCAGGAAGAAACAAAAAAGCTAACAACGTAATCCTGCTTGTACTCTTTGTGTTCTTTATATGTTTCACTCCCTACCACGTGGCCATTGTGCAACACATGATCAAAAAGTTGCAGTACAAAATATCCTGCCAGGAGCAACAGAACTTTCAAGTAGCTCTACACGCGACTGTTTCTGTGATGAACTTGAACTGCTGCCTGGACCCTTTCATCTATTTCTTTGCTTGTAAAGGTTACAGGAGCATTGTCCTCAAGATGTTCAGACAACCCGTTAGCGTGTCTATTTCAAGTGGCGTTAAGACCACCCCAGACAACTACTCACCTGGGGTTGGGAATAACAAGCCTGCAATAGGGACAACGTCTGACACCAACTTGTAG